From Rattus rattus isolate New Zealand chromosome 17, Rrattus_CSIRO_v1, whole genome shotgun sequence, the proteins below share one genomic window:
- the Maf gene encoding LOW QUALITY PROTEIN: transcription factor Maf (The sequence of the model RefSeq protein was modified relative to this genomic sequence to represent the inferred CDS: inserted 1 base in 1 codon; deleted 2 bases in 1 codon), whose product MASELAMNNSDLPTSPLAMEYVNDFDLMKFEVKKEPVETDRIISQCGRLIAGGSLSSTPMSTPCSSVPPSPSFSAPSPGSGSEQKAHLEDYYWMTGYPQQLNPEALGFSPEDAVEALISNSHQLQGGFDGYARGAQQLAAAAGAGAGASLGGSGEEMGPAAAVVSAVIAAAAAQSGGAPHYHHHHHHAAGHHHHPTAGAPGAAGSASASASGAGGAGGSGPASAXGGGGGGGGGARRGRGALHPHHAAGGLHFDDRFSDEQLVTMSVRELNRQLRGVSKEEVIRLKQKRRTLKNRGYAQSCRFKRVQQRHVLESEKNQLLQQVDHLKQEISRLVRERDAYKEKYEKLVSSGFRENGSSSDNPSSPEFFMYPRDSSTSVM is encoded by the exons atggcttcAGAACTGGCAATGAACAATTCCGACCTGCCCACCAGTCCCCTGGCCATGGAATATGTTAATGACTTCGATCTGATGAAGTTTGAAGTGAAAAAGGAACCGGTGGAGACCGACCGCATCATCAGCCAGTGCGGCCGTCTCATCGCCGGGGGCTCGCTGTCCTCCACCCCCATGAGCACGCCCTGCAGCTCGGTGCCCCCGTCCCCCAGCTTCTCGGCGCCCAGCCCGGGCTCGGGCAGCGAACAGAAGGCGCACCTGGAAGACTACTACTGGATGACCGGCTACCCGCAGCAGCTCAACCCGGAGGCGCTGGGCTTCAGCCCGGAGGACGCAGTCGAGGCGCTCATCAGCAATAGCCACCAGCTCCAGGGTGGCTTCGATGGCTATGCGCGGGGAGCGCAGCAGCTGGCCGCGGCAGCGGGGGCCGGCGCCGGCGCCTCCCTGGGCGGCAGCGGCGAGGAGATGGGCCCCGCCGCCGCCGTGGTGTCCGCCGTGATCGCCGCAGCCGCCGCGCAGAGCGGCGGGGCAcctcactaccatcaccaccaccaccacgccgcggggcaccaccaccacccgacGGCCGGCGCCCCGGGAGCCGCGGGGAGC GCGTCCGCCTCTGCGAGCGGCGCAGGTGGCGCAGGCGGCAGTGGCCCGGCCAGCG ggggcggcggcggcggcggcggcgggggggCACGGCGGGGGCGGGGCGCCCTGCACCCGCACCATGCCGCGGGAGGCCTGCACTTCGACGACCGCTTCTCGGACGAGCAGTTGGTGACCATGTCGGTGCGTGAGCTGAACCGGCAGCTGCGCGGGGTCAGCAAGGAGGAGGTGATCCGACTGAAGCAGAAGAGGCGGACCCTGAAAAACCGCGGCTATGCCCAGTCCTGCCGCTTCAAGAGGGTGCAGCAGAGACACGTCCTGGAGTCGGAGAAGAACCAGCTGCTGCAGCAGGTCGACCACCTCAAGCAGGAGATCTCCAGGCTGGTGCGCGAAAGGGACGCCTACAAGGAGAAATACGAGAAGTTGGTGAGCAGCGGGTTCCGAGAAAATGGCTCGAGCAGCGACAACCCTTCCTCTCCCGAATTTTTCAT